One part of the Tunicatimonas pelagia genome encodes these proteins:
- a CDS encoding DUF5627 domain-containing protein, with the protein MNIKHLILSFLVLGAVACQNQEVVYPDYGTTAGYFPYQTPIRTLILGNYDQGINENDNNQQFEIGMTMAGVYENDQARSVHFEIDNSLLDNVANVQALPGEYYTTEVQSPLTIPSGSMKGIIPIQLTGGFFDDPLAYGEGVNYVIPVRITQLEGLDTLLSGESVVANPDRVNPAHWNQLPKDYTLFGIKYINPYHGNYLRRGIDVMTDAAGNTVENVYISEFVVRDEVVPVNTTGRRSVTLENIVRRGDNSSPGNLMMELSFGSENTGTISSATDDPYQIAGSAQFIEGGGEWGGKARDVIYLDYNYTDVANSETHSVKDTLVIRDRTVVFEEFTVELKE; encoded by the coding sequence ATGAATATCAAACATTTAATACTATCATTCTTGGTTCTGGGCGCGGTAGCTTGCCAAAACCAAGAGGTTGTTTATCCGGATTACGGCACCACGGCGGGCTACTTTCCCTACCAAACCCCCATCCGAACGCTAATTTTGGGTAATTACGATCAGGGAATCAACGAGAATGACAACAACCAACAATTTGAGATTGGGATGACGATGGCGGGAGTGTACGAGAATGATCAGGCCCGTAGCGTACACTTTGAGATTGATAATAGCTTACTGGATAATGTAGCCAATGTGCAGGCACTTCCTGGGGAGTACTATACTACCGAGGTACAAAGTCCGCTAACCATTCCGTCGGGCAGTATGAAAGGAATTATTCCGATACAGCTGACAGGCGGTTTCTTCGATGATCCGCTTGCCTACGGCGAGGGAGTTAACTACGTAATCCCGGTGCGGATCACTCAATTGGAGGGTTTGGATACGTTACTTTCAGGTGAGAGCGTAGTGGCTAACCCCGACCGGGTAAATCCGGCTCACTGGAACCAGTTACCCAAAGATTACACACTATTCGGTATCAAGTATATCAACCCCTACCACGGAAATTACTTACGCCGGGGTATTGATGTAATGACCGATGCTGCCGGTAACACGGTAGAAAACGTCTACATCAGCGAATTCGTAGTGCGCGACGAGGTAGTTCCGGTCAATACCACTGGTCGGCGATCGGTCACGCTAGAAAACATTGTGCGACGAGGCGACAACAGCAGCCCCGGTAACCTAATGATGGAGTTAAGCTTTGGTAGCGAAAACACGGGTACTATTAGCAGTGCCACTGATGACCCCTATCAGATTGCAGGAAGTGCCCAGTTTATAGAAGGGGGCGGTGAATGGGGCGGCAAAGCCCGTGACGTGATTTACCTAGATTATAACTACACCGACGTAGCCAATAGCGAAACCCACAGCGTGAAGGACACTCTTGTCATTCGCGATCGGACCGTAGTCTTTGAAGAATTTACGGTAGAGCTGAAGGAATAA
- a CDS encoding RagB/SusD family nutrient uptake outer membrane protein: MKNLYKYFILIALVGVFSCEELIEPVDENVLDADRLDFDPAFAEGVLINAYVGLINQYQFTEVATDDAVTNNINNGLRQMAVGQWAAQFNPVSRWDKYEPIFYINRFISTIENVQWKRDTATNELFELRLRGEALAMRAVHHMYVLQGHAGASQSGELLGIQYYTEFIDPAGDFNIPRLSFEESVAKINADFEEALALLPMDYDNAADIPARYESYDPEAYRFVFGDNNRLRISGRIIKAFQAKLNLLAASPAFLNGQGDYYQQAANLAAELINNIGGIAGLDPGGVAFYDENSDRDLSEILWRNSVGASSFAEEVAFPPSLNGDGFVNPSQNLVDAFPMLNGYPISNPNSGYDVGNPYEGRDPRLAQYILYNGNTLGDNTIFTGVGAGIDQVDAILGLSTRTGYYLKKLLRPDVVINNDGSITSQEHFLVFLRYTDIFLVLAEAANELGGPDFAVGGMTARQIISAIRQRAGIEQPDNYLQTITDQTAMRDLIRNERRLELCFEGHRFWDMRRWMLDLDEGVDGILFNGNQYTLLDVEPRQYGERAIYGPIPQSETVKFSALEQNRGW; this comes from the coding sequence ATGAAAAATCTATATAAATATTTTATCCTAATTGCCCTAGTAGGGGTTTTCAGTTGCGAGGAGTTGATTGAACCCGTAGACGAAAATGTGTTAGATGCTGACCGTCTGGACTTTGATCCGGCTTTTGCTGAAGGGGTGCTGATAAATGCCTACGTAGGCTTAATTAATCAGTACCAATTTACCGAAGTGGCTACCGATGATGCAGTGACTAATAATATCAACAATGGCCTTCGCCAAATGGCAGTAGGGCAGTGGGCAGCCCAGTTTAACCCGGTGAGCCGCTGGGATAAGTACGAACCCATCTTTTACATCAACCGTTTCATATCAACCATTGAAAATGTGCAGTGGAAGCGTGATACGGCTACGAACGAGTTATTTGAGCTTCGCTTGCGGGGAGAAGCCCTGGCCATGCGGGCGGTACATCATATGTACGTGCTTCAGGGACATGCCGGGGCAAGCCAGTCTGGCGAGCTGCTGGGCATTCAGTACTATACTGAATTTATTGATCCGGCGGGCGACTTCAATATTCCTCGTCTTAGCTTTGAAGAATCCGTGGCGAAGATCAATGCCGACTTTGAGGAGGCACTCGCGCTACTACCGATGGACTACGACAATGCGGCTGACATTCCCGCTCGCTACGAATCCTACGATCCTGAAGCCTACCGCTTCGTTTTCGGTGACAACAACCGCTTGCGGATTAGTGGAAGGATTATTAAGGCATTCCAGGCCAAACTCAACTTACTAGCTGCTAGTCCGGCGTTTCTGAACGGTCAGGGCGATTACTACCAGCAGGCAGCCAATCTGGCGGCAGAGCTTATCAATAATATTGGTGGTATAGCCGGTCTTGATCCCGGTGGAGTTGCATTCTACGACGAAAATAGCGATCGGGATTTATCAGAGATTCTATGGCGAAATTCAGTGGGAGCCAGTTCTTTTGCTGAGGAAGTAGCGTTTCCACCTTCACTGAACGGTGATGGCTTCGTGAACCCCTCTCAGAACTTGGTAGATGCCTTCCCAATGCTAAATGGGTACCCTATTTCTAACCCTAATTCGGGCTACGATGTCGGTAACCCGTACGAAGGTCGTGACCCTCGTTTAGCCCAGTACATTTTGTACAACGGAAATACCCTCGGCGACAATACCATTTTTACGGGAGTGGGAGCAGGTATAGACCAGGTAGATGCCATTCTGGGATTATCTACCCGAACCGGATACTATCTCAAGAAGCTTCTGCGCCCCGACGTGGTTATCAATAACGATGGTTCCATCACTTCGCAAGAGCATTTCTTGGTGTTCCTTCGCTACACTGATATATTCTTGGTATTAGCTGAAGCTGCCAACGAGTTAGGTGGACCAGACTTTGCCGTGGGCGGGATGACTGCCCGCCAGATCATCTCCGCTATTCGCCAGCGAGCGGGTATTGAACAGCCCGATAATTATCTACAAACCATTACTGACCAAACTGCTATGCGCGATCTCATTCGCAATGAACGTCGCCTGGAGCTTTGCTTTGAGGGGCACCGCTTCTGGGATATGCGCCGCTGGATGCTAGATTTAGACGAGGGCGTAGACGGTATTTTATTCAATGGTAACCAGTATACCCTGCTAGATGTGGAACCTCGGCAGTACGGCGAGCGAGCTATTTATGGCCCAATTCCCCAGTCAGAAACAGTGAAGTTTAGTGCGCTGGAGCAGAACCGGGGCTGGTAA
- a CDS encoding SusC/RagA family TonB-linked outer membrane protein, which translates to MTIHLKLNKIQSPFKKGGKGDILSKVLLLNCLLGIAFTSFGQNVDSTLMDLPEALIENAGDRFQLSDTIDLGFNKKSKREVVGAVSAIRPDSYLGYDNTQRVQDALLGRIVGVYGSDNIRGLGGALIVVDGIPGRSIDLLNAEEIEQITVLKDANAVAQYGTMGINGVIVVTTKRGDARYRRANVTASYGVSRPVSLPNYLGSADYMQLFNEARLNDGLNPAFSEELIDNFRSGENPYRYPNVDYYSSEYLNPSLSFVNAIAEFSGGSEKTQYYINMGYNNSSSLLRLNPEANAGDHRFNVRGNINFRVNNFITSSLDVVSMVRTRKTARGNWFREASIRRPETFAPLLPVSLIDTVGNPALAGQLAAANVYGGNLLGGAQAFQNNTPIADALAGGYQEFITRITQVNNAINFDLDQFVKGLSAKTYVSFDFYNIYSQSVNNSYSVYEPTWDEGMIVGLNRIGEQDLRDLTESVNTQNFLTRYGFYGMLNYDRQLAEKHRISASLIGYANNTYLQNQAQPQKNAHVGLQLNYSFDNKLFLDVSSAYVNSVKLPEGNRGTFSPSAGIAYVLSEENFLGEANWIDYLKIRATAGIINSDIRITSGNLNLGGSVSDYFLYREIYAQGGSTYAWADGFTNQVTRIQQGPNPNFGFEQRKDINFGFEGSVFGNLWVEMNAFRTDIDNQVTRLTTQFPSFYDDFTPYSNYNATRIQGLEMGVQLSEQVGQLGIGVGARATYAETERLLVDEVYEDSYQFRQGRPADAMWGLEDLGFYTADDFTEDGSLREGLPQSAYGSVRPGDIRYQDQNNDGTIDDRDQVEIGRWFAPWTFSTDLRLEYRGLSLFVLGVSQVGSQAQRNSSYFWVDGFDKYSEVVLDRWTEETAATATYPRLSSQQSNNNLQNSTFWMYDNSYFTIQRAQLTYQLPSTWVGKLNMANISIYVAGNNLLELAENRDIRQLRIGSEPMYRSYSAGLRASF; encoded by the coding sequence ATGACAATACATCTAAAACTTAACAAAATACAATCCCCCTTTAAAAAAGGCGGGAAGGGGGATATTCTCAGCAAAGTGCTTCTTTTGAACTGCTTGCTCGGTATAGCATTTACTTCCTTCGGACAAAATGTAGATAGTACCTTGATGGACTTACCGGAGGCACTGATAGAAAATGCCGGGGATAGGTTTCAGCTAAGCGACACAATTGATCTGGGCTTCAATAAGAAAAGTAAGCGCGAGGTAGTGGGGGCGGTATCGGCCATTCGTCCGGATTCTTATTTGGGCTACGACAATACCCAGCGGGTGCAGGATGCCCTGCTGGGAAGAATTGTGGGAGTATACGGTAGCGATAATATCCGCGGATTGGGTGGTGCCCTGATTGTGGTAGATGGTATTCCCGGTCGGTCCATTGACTTACTAAACGCGGAGGAAATTGAACAAATTACCGTGCTCAAAGATGCGAACGCCGTGGCCCAGTACGGAACAATGGGGATCAACGGCGTAATAGTGGTAACTACTAAGCGGGGAGACGCCCGCTACCGTCGCGCCAACGTAACCGCCAGCTACGGAGTATCCCGTCCGGTATCCCTACCAAATTACTTAGGTTCAGCGGACTATATGCAGCTATTCAATGAAGCCCGCCTCAATGACGGACTCAACCCTGCTTTTAGTGAAGAGCTGATTGATAACTTCCGTAGTGGCGAAAATCCCTACCGCTACCCAAATGTTGACTACTACTCTTCAGAGTACCTCAACCCGTCTTTGTCCTTTGTCAATGCGATTGCTGAGTTCTCGGGCGGAAGTGAAAAGACCCAGTACTATATTAATATGGGGTACAATAACTCCAGCTCACTGCTTCGTCTCAACCCGGAAGCTAACGCAGGTGACCACCGTTTCAATGTTCGGGGGAACATCAACTTTCGGGTCAACAACTTTATTACCAGTAGCCTGGATGTAGTGTCTATGGTAAGGACCCGAAAAACCGCCCGGGGCAACTGGTTCCGGGAAGCATCCATCCGCAGACCTGAGACATTCGCCCCGTTACTACCGGTTTCCCTGATAGACACTGTAGGTAACCCTGCGCTGGCCGGACAATTGGCGGCAGCTAATGTTTATGGGGGGAATCTGCTGGGGGGTGCTCAAGCATTTCAAAATAATACGCCGATTGCTGATGCATTAGCGGGTGGCTATCAGGAGTTTATCACCCGCATCACTCAGGTAAATAACGCCATTAATTTTGACCTGGACCAGTTTGTGAAGGGACTTTCGGCCAAAACCTACGTAAGCTTTGACTTCTACAATATCTACTCCCAGTCGGTGAATAATTCTTACTCAGTGTACGAGCCTACTTGGGATGAAGGGATGATTGTAGGGCTTAACCGTATCGGTGAACAAGACCTACGCGACCTTACCGAAAGCGTGAACACCCAAAACTTCCTAACCCGTTATGGTTTCTACGGAATGCTGAATTACGATAGGCAGTTAGCTGAGAAGCACCGCATTAGTGCCTCGCTGATTGGTTACGCCAATAACACCTATCTTCAGAACCAAGCTCAGCCCCAAAAGAATGCCCACGTCGGATTACAGTTGAACTACAGCTTTGACAATAAACTATTTCTTGATGTTAGTTCGGCCTACGTGAATTCGGTGAAGTTACCAGAGGGCAACCGGGGTACTTTTTCGCCCAGTGCCGGAATTGCCTACGTACTAAGCGAAGAAAACTTTCTGGGTGAAGCTAACTGGATTGACTATTTGAAAATCAGGGCGACCGCCGGTATCATAAATTCGGACATAAGAATTACGTCGGGTAATCTCAACCTCGGTGGAAGTGTATCGGACTACTTTTTGTACCGGGAAATCTACGCGCAAGGTGGATCTACTTACGCTTGGGCCGATGGATTCACCAACCAAGTCACCCGGATACAGCAGGGACCTAACCCTAATTTTGGCTTTGAGCAGCGCAAGGACATCAACTTTGGGTTTGAAGGTTCAGTATTCGGCAACCTCTGGGTAGAGATGAACGCCTTCCGTACCGATATTGATAATCAGGTTACCCGCCTTACTACTCAGTTCCCATCTTTTTACGATGATTTTACCCCTTACAGCAACTACAATGCAACCCGTATTCAGGGACTGGAAATGGGCGTACAGCTTTCTGAGCAAGTTGGTCAGCTAGGCATTGGAGTAGGGGCACGAGCCACTTACGCCGAAACCGAGCGACTGCTGGTAGATGAAGTGTACGAAGATAGCTACCAGTTCCGCCAAGGGCGGCCCGCCGATGCCATGTGGGGGCTGGAAGACCTGGGCTTCTATACCGCTGATGACTTTACCGAAGACGGTTCCTTACGGGAAGGCTTACCTCAATCAGCCTACGGTAGCGTTCGCCCGGGCGACATTCGCTACCAGGATCAGAACAACGATGGTACCATAGATGATCGCGACCAAGTGGAGATTGGTCGGTGGTTTGCCCCCTGGACGTTCAGCACTGACCTTCGGTTAGAGTACAGGGGTTTAAGTTTATTTGTGCTGGGAGTGAGCCAGGTAGGGAGTCAAGCACAGCGAAATAGCAGCTACTTCTGGGTAGATGGCTTTGATAAGTACTCGGAGGTGGTACTGGATCGTTGGACAGAAGAAACGGCAGCTACGGCTACCTACCCCCGGCTATCGTCTCAGCAGAGTAATAATAACCTCCAAAACTCAACTTTCTGGATGTACGACAATTCCTACTTCACCATCCAGCGGGCGCAGCTGACCTACCAACTGCCGAGTACTTGGGTCGGTAAGCTCAATATGGCGAACATTAGTATCTACGTAGCTGGAAATAATCTGCTAGAGTTAGCTGAGAACCGAGACATCCGCCAGTTACGCATTGGTAGCGAGCCGATGTACCGCTCCTACTCCGCCGGATTACGGGCTAGTTTCTAA